GTTTATGTGCATTGTCCGTCAGAATGTATCTCAGGTGATGGTTTTGTGAATCTGGAGAAAGCAGGAACTATTACCTGCAGCGGTCTTGATAGTTATCACAACACGAAGCTGATAAAAAGATTACCCTATGCGAAACCTTAGTTTTGAAATACGTTATGATATTAATTTCTTTTCTGTTTTGGTGCGTTGGCTAGGTTGCTCCTTTGGATTTTATTGGTTTGGTTTTAAGCGTTTAGAAAAAATTTAAATGTGCCACCAATATCATTGGATTATTATTCTTTTTTGTCTCCGTTTATTACTAATTCTTCTGCTAACAATTTAGCTTGGGTGATTACTGTGTCAACAGCTTTTTCTTGTAAATCTGGAGGATATCCGTGTAGTCTTAAAATACGTCTTATGTTTCGTCTTAATGCTGACTGCACGCTTTCCTTTATTGTCCAATCAATGGTCGTGCTGTTTCGAACTGTTTTTAAAAGTTCTTGTGCTATGTGTTTTAAAATATCATCACCCAATATTTTTACTGCACTGTCGTTTACTTCCAAAGCCGTATAAAAAGCATATTCTCTATAATCTAAACCTAGGTCTTCACCACGTTTATTGGCATCTCGTATTTCATTTGCTAAAGGCACCAACCATTTTTCTATAAATTCTACACTATCTATTTGCCCATTATGGTAACGTTGTATGGCTTCTTCCAGTTTTTCAGAAAACTCTTTGCTTTGTACTAAATTAAATTTAGATTTTTGTTTTAATTCATCTCGAAGCAGTTTTTTCAATAATTCTACGGCTAGGTTTTTATGTTCCATGCCTTGTATTTCGTTCAGAAACGCTTCGTCCAAAATCCCAATATTTGGTTTTTTTAGCCCTACGGCATCAAATATATCTATAACATCTTCGCTCACTATTGCATCACTTACTATTTGCTTGATGGCAATGTCTATCTCAGCGTTGGTTTTTCCGCCGCCATCTATACGGGTTCGTTCGCTAAATTTATTAAGCCTAGCCCTGATGGCCTGAAACAAAGCTATATCATCTTTCAATGCATCTATTCTTTCATGGGTAGAAACCAAGGCATAGGCCTTTAATAATTTGGACGTGGTATCACAAAAGTTGTCGCTGCCATTTTCCTGACTTATGATGTAGTCTTGGGTAATATTGATGTACCGCAATTTTTCTTCGGGCTTTAAGGCAAAGAATTTTTTCCAATCAAAAAACCGTAATTGATGTGTTATGCCTTCATAATATTCCAAGCATTTTGCCACCGCCAATTCATCATCTAATGTGGGTTGCCCTTGGCCACCACTGATAGTGTACTCTACCAATGCTTCTTTTAAGTATTGAGCTAAACCTATATAATCTACAATCAAGCCTCCTTCTTTGGCATTGTTGAAAACTCGGTTAACTCGTGCAATAGACTGCATCAAATTGGCCCCTTGCATAGGTTTGTCAATGTACATGGTATGCAACACAGGGGCATCAAAACCAGTAAGCCACATATCCCGAACGATTACAATTTTAAGTTCGTCGTTCTCATCTTTCAACCTTTCACCTATGGCTTTTCGTCTCAGCTTATTATGAATATGTGGTTGAAATGCTTCCACATCGGCACTGGAGCCTGTCATGATTACTTTTATAACACCCTTGGTGTCGTCGTCATTGTGCCAGTGTGGTCGTAAGCTTATAATCTCATTATATAATTCCACACATATGCGGCGGCTCATGCACACAAACATGGCTTTACCTTCTATAACGCTGGTTCGTTTTTCAAAATGATTTATAAAGTCCAATGCAATTTTTTGCAATCTGTTTTTACTTCCAATCACGGCTTCAACACTACTCCATTTTGCCTTTATTTTTTGGGTAGTGGTGAGCTCTTCAGCCTCGGTAAGTGCATTAATAGCTTGGTCTAGTTCAAGCTTCTTTTGCTCTTCAATATTTATTTTTGCCACTCTACTTTCATAGTAAATGGGCACTGTGGCGCCATCTAATACCGCTTGTTGTATATCATATACATCAATATATTCGCCAAAAATAGCCTTGGTGCTTTTGTCAGTACTGTCTACTGGCGTACCTGTAAAGCCTATATAAGATGCATTGGGCAAACTCTCTCTTAGCCTTCTGGCAAAACCATCCAATAAGCCATATTGGCTACGGTGAGCTTCGTCAGCAATGACGATAATATTATCTCTATTGCTGATAACTTTTGCTTTTTCTCCTATGTATTTTACTTTTGGTTCTGATGCGATTCCTTCTACTAATTCCTCATCATCTTCAATATCTTCATTGTTTTCTAATCCAAATTTTTGGATAGTGGTAAACACAATACCTCCCGATGCAACATTCAATAATTCTTTGACATGCTCTCTGCTTTCGGCTTGCTTAGGCAATTGGCGGAGCAACTGATTACAGTTTTTGAAGGTATCAAAAAGCTGATCGTCTAGGTCGTTTCTATCAGTGAGTATAACTAAGGTTGGGTTTTGCATGTGCAGGTTGGTGATGATTTTACCTGCATAAAAAACCATGCTCAAACTTTTACCACTGCCTTGGGTATGCCAAATTACACCTGCTTTCTTGCTGCCTTGTACTTGGGTAGCTTGCAAGGTAGTTTCAATTGCCTTATTTACAGCATAATACTGGTGGTACTGGGCTATCTTTTTTATGGTAACCTTCTCTGTTTTTTCATAGACTATAAAGTTTTGAATGGCATTCAATAAGGTATTTTTATTGCATAACCCTTTTATTAGAAACTCCATTTGTAGGTCATGGCTATTCTCTATGTTGATACCATCGATGCTTTTCCAAGGTTTATAATATTTAAAACTACTGCTGATCGTACCGTAAGCTGCACTCCAACCATCGCTTATGATATTAAGTGCATTAAACGTAAACAGGCTAGGTATGGCTTGCTGATAAGTTTTTATTTGATTGAAGGCACTGTTCAAATCGGCCAGCTCGCTTACCGCATTTTTTAACTCCATGACTACCAATGGCAAACCATTGATAAACAAAATAATATCAGGACGTTTGTTTTGACTACCTTCAATAATGGTGAATTGATTGATTGCTAAAAACTCATTGTTTTCTGCATGGGCAAAGTCAACGATATACACTTTTTTGCCCCTTATGCCATCGGCTGTGCGTACTTCTACATCTACTCCTTCGGTAAGGTATTTATGAAATGTTTCGTTATTGATTAAAGCATCTGGACTTTCGGTACGCAACACTTTTTTAAGCGCATCTTCTTTGGCATCTTGCCCAATGGTAGGGTTGAGTTTATCTATTGCATCACGCAAACGAGT
The genomic region above belongs to Saprospiraceae bacterium and contains:
- a CDS encoding type I restriction endonuclease subunit R, coding for MRNSITENEIEEIALSYLQNLGYFYILGTMLSPDGEHPERQYTDVVLTTRLRDAIDKLNPTIGQDAKEDALKKVLRTESPDALINNETFHKYLTEGVDVEVRTADGIRGKKVYIVDFAHAENNEFLAINQFTIIEGSQNKRPDIILFINGLPLVVMELKNAVSELADLNSAFNQIKTYQQAIPSLFTFNALNIISDGWSAAYGTISSSFKYYKPWKSIDGINIENSHDLQMEFLIKGLCNKNTLLNAIQNFIVYEKTEKVTIKKIAQYHQYYAVNKAIETTLQATQVQGSKKAGVIWHTQGSGKSLSMVFYAGKIITNLHMQNPTLVILTDRNDLDDQLFDTFKNCNQLLRQLPKQAESREHVKELLNVASGGIVFTTIQKFGLENNEDIEDDEELVEGIASEPKVKYIGEKAKVISNRDNIIVIADEAHRSQYGLLDGFARRLRESLPNASYIGFTGTPVDSTDKSTKAIFGEYIDVYDIQQAVLDGATVPIYYESRVAKINIEEQKKLELDQAINALTEAEELTTTQKIKAKWSSVEAVIGSKNRLQKIALDFINHFEKRTSVIEGKAMFVCMSRRICVELYNEIISLRPHWHNDDDTKGVIKVIMTGSSADVEAFQPHIHNKLRRKAIGERLKDENDELKIVIVRDMWLTGFDAPVLHTMYIDKPMQGANLMQSIARVNRVFNNAKEGGLIVDYIGLAQYLKEALVEYTISGGQGQPTLDDELAVAKCLEYYEGITHQLRFFDWKKFFALKPEEKLRYINITQDYIISQENGSDNFCDTTSKLLKAYALVSTHERIDALKDDIALFQAIRARLNKFSERTRIDGGGKTNAEIDIAIKQIVSDAIVSEDVIDIFDAVGLKKPNIGILDEAFLNEIQGMEHKNLAVELLKKLLRDELKQKSKFNLVQSKEFSEKLEEAIQRYHNGQIDSVEFIEKWLVPLANEIRDANKRGEDLGLDYREYAFYTALEVNDSAVKILGDDILKHIAQELLKTVRNSTTIDWTIKESVQSALRRNIRRILRLHGYPPDLQEKAVDTVITQAKLLAEELVINGDKKE